In Candidatus Rokuibacteriota bacterium, one genomic interval encodes:
- a CDS encoding MscL family protein yields MWKGFREFAVRGDVVDLAVAVRIGGAFRKTGAPFVSDILMPSIVTSSISIARRSSGERGKGISAYCAVEPDGERAR; encoded by the coding sequence GTGTGGAAGGGGTTCCGGGAGTTCGCCGTGCGTGGCGACGTCGTCGATCTCGCCGTTGCCGTAAGGATCGGCGGCGCCTTCCGAAAGACCGGCGCGCCCTTCGTCAGCGATATCCTCATGCCGTCCATCGTCACCTCCTCGATCTCCATTGCCCGTCGCAGCTCCGGTGAACGCGGAAAGGGGATCTCGGCGTACTGCGCCGTGGAACCGGATGGGGAGCGGGCGCGTTGA